One stretch of Bosea vaviloviae DNA includes these proteins:
- a CDS encoding DUF6460 domain-containing protein translates to MANGNIERFLGGSVLSVLVRLIFISLLVGAAMAFLGLSPRGLYEVVARFVRSLGDLGFGAVREIGQWVIAGALIVIPLWLLSRLFAARR, encoded by the coding sequence ATGGCGAATGGCAATATCGAACGTTTTCTCGGCGGCTCCGTACTCAGCGTCCTGGTCCGATTGATCTTCATCTCGCTGCTCGTGGGCGCGGCGATGGCGTTTCTCGGCTTGTCGCCGCGTGGGCTTTACGAGGTCGTGGCGCGCTTTGTCCGCTCGCTCGGGGATCTCGGCTTCGGGGCCGTCCGCGAGATCGGGCAATGGGTCATCGCCGGTGCGCTGATCGTGATACCGCTCTGGCTGCTCTCGCGCCTGTTCGCGGCGCGGCGCTAG
- a CDS encoding response regulator, with amino-acid sequence MTKQPSTRIVIADDHPLFRGALRQAVSHALEGADVSEVGSLESLTEALSQGADADLVLLDLTMPGVQGFSGLLFLRADHPEVPVIVVSANDEPTVIRRCIEFGALGFLPKTADVEQMGEAIRAVLAGSVWTPPGVDLSSPVDIEVADMVRRLSTLTPQQVRVLMMLSEGLLNKQIAYELGVSEATVKAHVSAILTKLNVDSRTQAVIAAAKIAGTAWATAGASATI; translated from the coding sequence ATGACGAAGCAGCCTTCGACGCGGATCGTGATCGCGGACGACCATCCCCTGTTCCGGGGCGCGTTGCGGCAGGCCGTCTCGCACGCGCTCGAGGGCGCGGATGTCAGCGAGGTCGGCTCACTGGAGTCATTGACCGAGGCCTTGTCGCAAGGGGCTGACGCCGATCTCGTCCTGCTCGACCTGACGATGCCGGGTGTGCAGGGCTTCTCCGGCCTGCTCTTCCTGCGCGCCGACCATCCCGAGGTGCCGGTCATCGTGGTCTCGGCCAATGACGAGCCGACCGTGATCCGCCGCTGCATCGAGTTCGGAGCGCTCGGTTTCCTGCCGAAGACGGCCGATGTCGAGCAGATGGGCGAGGCGATCCGCGCCGTGCTCGCCGGCAGCGTCTGGACGCCGCCGGGCGTCGATCTGTCTTCGCCGGTCGATATCGAGGTCGCCGACATGGTGCGCCGGCTCTCGACGCTGACGCCGCAGCAGGTGCGCGTGCTGATGATGCTGTCGGAGGGGTTGCTCAACAAGCAGATCGCCTATGAGCTCGGCGTCTCGGAGGCGACCGTGAAGGCGCATGTCTCCGCGATCCTGACCAAGCTCAATGTCGACAGCCGCACGCAGGCCGTGATCGCCGCCGCCAAGATCGCCGGCACGGCCTGGGCGACGGCAGGCGCATCCGCGACGATATGA